In Luteimonas sp. MC1750, the following proteins share a genomic window:
- a CDS encoding quinone-dependent dihydroorotate dehydrogenase, translating into MYGLARPFLFALDAERAHGLGLSSLEALHRTGLQRLVAAPPRPFPTKAFGLTFPNPVGLAAGLDKNGDHIDALLALGFGFVEVGTVTPRAQPGNQKPRMFRLPGHRAVINRLGFNNGGVDALVRNVSHARRRGDGVLGINIGKNKDTPNASAHTDYLHCLERVYALADYVTVNISSPNTAGLRELQEEQALRRLVGELREGQERLAARHRRRVPVLVKVAPDLSDEDIDAAARVLGDLGVDGVIATNTTVSRIAVQGHRHAHETGGLSGEPLMNKSTAVLRMLRTRLPETIPLVGVGGILSGADAAKKTAAGASLVQLYTGLVYRGPALIGECVEAIRRRKEAPSRGNLPNL; encoded by the coding sequence ATGTACGGGTTGGCGCGCCCCTTCCTGTTCGCCCTCGATGCGGAGCGCGCGCATGGCTTGGGGCTGTCCTCGCTCGAGGCCCTGCACCGGACCGGCCTGCAGCGCCTCGTGGCGGCACCGCCGCGCCCGTTCCCGACCAAGGCCTTTGGCCTGACCTTCCCCAACCCCGTCGGCCTGGCCGCGGGGCTGGACAAGAATGGAGACCACATCGACGCCCTGCTCGCGCTGGGCTTCGGCTTCGTCGAGGTCGGCACGGTCACGCCACGCGCGCAGCCGGGCAACCAGAAGCCGCGCATGTTCCGCCTGCCGGGGCACCGTGCGGTGATCAACCGCCTGGGCTTCAACAACGGCGGCGTGGATGCCCTGGTGCGCAACGTGTCGCATGCCAGGCGTCGTGGCGACGGCGTGCTCGGCATCAACATCGGCAAGAACAAGGACACGCCCAACGCGTCCGCGCACACCGACTACCTGCACTGCCTGGAGCGCGTCTACGCGCTGGCCGACTACGTCACCGTCAACATCTCCTCGCCCAACACCGCCGGCCTGCGCGAACTGCAGGAAGAGCAGGCGCTGCGCCGGCTGGTCGGCGAGCTGCGCGAAGGCCAGGAGCGCCTGGCCGCGCGCCACCGCCGTCGCGTGCCGGTGCTGGTCAAGGTCGCGCCCGACCTCAGCGACGAGGACATCGACGCCGCGGCACGGGTGCTCGGCGACCTCGGCGTGGACGGGGTGATCGCCACCAACACCACGGTGTCGCGCATCGCCGTGCAGGGCCACCGGCATGCGCACGAAACCGGTGGGCTGTCGGGCGAGCCGCTGATGAACAAGTCGACCGCGGTGCTGCGGATGCTGCGCACGCGGCTGCCGGAGACGATCCCGCTGGTCGGCGTGGGCGGCATCCTGTCGGGTGCCGACGCCGCCAAGAAGACGGCGGCCGGCGCCTCGCTCGTCCAGCTCTACACCGGCCTGGTGTACCGCGGCCCGGCCCTGATCGGCGAATGCGTCGAGGCGATCCGTCGCCGCAAGGAAGCCCCCAGCCGCGGCAACCTGCCCAACCTGTGA
- a CDS encoding DMT family transporter — protein MLGSTSFFAAMAVTIRLASEALSTYEVAFFRNLFGLLFLLPFLFRGRWQLPRTTQLPRYLVRCAVGVGSMLCGFWALGHLPMAQAVALSYATPLFATVAAVFILGETVRLRRWSAVVIGLVGVLVIVRPGSAEFSLGSLVALSGALLSALVAIQIKQLSRVDAADTIVFYTYVFWVPMSLVPALFAWQWPQGIQWLWLLLLGAFGTGGQLLWTRALKIGEVSALQPISFIQLPLVALAAWLLFGEAPTRWTLLGAAIILVANAYIAHREVQLARREATTAPAEGAKPAE, from the coding sequence ATGCTCGGCAGCACCAGCTTCTTCGCCGCGATGGCGGTCACCATCCGCCTGGCCTCCGAGGCCCTGTCGACCTACGAGGTGGCGTTCTTCCGCAACCTGTTCGGCCTGCTGTTCCTGCTGCCGTTCCTGTTCCGCGGGCGCTGGCAGCTGCCGCGCACCACCCAGCTGCCGCGCTACCTCGTGCGCTGCGCGGTCGGCGTGGGCTCGATGCTGTGCGGCTTCTGGGCGCTCGGCCACCTGCCGATGGCGCAGGCGGTGGCGCTGTCGTATGCCACGCCGCTGTTCGCCACCGTGGCCGCGGTGTTCATCCTCGGCGAGACCGTGCGCCTGCGCCGCTGGTCGGCGGTGGTGATCGGCCTGGTCGGCGTGCTGGTGATCGTGCGCCCGGGCAGCGCGGAATTCAGCCTCGGCAGCCTGGTGGCGCTGTCGGGCGCCCTGCTCTCGGCGCTGGTGGCGATCCAGATCAAGCAGCTCTCGCGCGTGGATGCGGCCGACACGATCGTCTTCTACACCTATGTCTTCTGGGTCCCGATGTCGCTGGTGCCGGCGCTGTTCGCCTGGCAGTGGCCGCAGGGCATCCAGTGGCTGTGGCTGCTCCTGCTCGGCGCCTTCGGCACCGGCGGACAGCTGCTGTGGACCCGCGCCCTGAAGATCGGCGAGGTCTCGGCCCTGCAGCCGATCAGCTTCATCCAGCTGCCCCTGGTGGCGCTGGCGGCGTGGCTGCTGTTCGGCGAAGCGCCCACGCGCTGGACCCTGCTCGGTGCCGCCATCATCCTGGTCGCCAACGCCTACATCGCGCACCGCGAGGTGCAGCTGGCGCGCCGCGAGGCGACCACCGCCCCGGCCGAGGGCGCCAAGCCCGCGGAATGA
- a CDS encoding S8 family serine peptidase, translated as MKSSLAMAVATAVVVTAAGAAAVGVKSRMAAPTLAQPAPVPAAIAMPRAPKEALEPHIVLFAEPALASYRGGVRGIDAPARRAGGRLDVGSRQAGAYVDYLRSRQAARESDITRSLGRGLDVSHRMQHAVNGIVVALTPSEAARIARMRDVRLVEGYREYTLDTDTGPRHIGAAAVWSGAAAGSALQGEGMVAAILDSGINFGSPSFAALDPTDGYAHVNPLGAGNYLGTCAPGGVDEGRCNDKLIGGYDFVCEAPGDTCSNPGFREEPGFGDTSSHGTHVASTVAGNRRTVGISGAQADISGVAPRASLIALDICYTNIATGQGLCPNVSAVAAVDQVIKDGVADVINYSIGGGAQPWSEAVSLAFLDVVASGVFVASSAGNSGPAANTLGHLEPWVSATAAAQHGREGYSFLMQVTGPGTVPEPLTAIELTTGSNGVGHTAAYPATTPLRVSPNIDAIDDGCAGYPAGSFAGAIAVVRRGSCSFTIKVNAAGAAGAVAVVIANNVPEPVLPSVPDTTVPAFGVDQATGNALRNFHQANPAATAAIGFPAAPVPNTPDALASFSSRGPAGTFSLIKPDVTAPGYAILAAVAGTTITGFENAVGLMNGTSMASPHQAGAALLVRQARPDWSVSEVKSALAMTATSEVFLEDEVTRAGPFARGSGRIRVDQALRAGLVLDESAENYLAANPATGGDPSALNLPSLANRNCETSCTFSRTVRNVDGRVQTWSASLSGLRGKVTPIVVRIPANGTATFQVTIDSSSLSNNGSWNFGNLRLKATSLRGGKPDPVLNLPIGVAVQPPVVNLPAVTSATVAAGGQGSVTIPLGNTGGSVLAWSVDNTGDAISRIVERWRGAVGSGFRATRYTDPASAGGLLAQFSGDDFVVDSATRITGLSAEGFVVSGAALAAAAQSLQWSIYPDAAGVPAGNPQTNPAAAVWTYSSAPTGAGVSLQGGRISLDLAAAGQAVNLAPGRYWVVINTTGSFANRWAWFGSADGAGGFAGINIAANGTGSWIANTAFNGLDLQVDAEVPCGASWLGAIAPAAGSLQPGDSRPLVAQLLANGLAAGSYTGYACVASNDPVSPLKASRVALTVTP; from the coding sequence ATGAAATCCAGCTTGGCGATGGCGGTGGCCACCGCCGTCGTGGTGACGGCCGCGGGCGCCGCCGCCGTGGGAGTGAAGTCGAGGATGGCGGCACCGACACTGGCGCAGCCCGCGCCGGTGCCGGCCGCGATCGCCATGCCGCGCGCGCCGAAGGAGGCGCTCGAGCCGCATATCGTCCTGTTCGCCGAGCCGGCCCTGGCCTCGTACCGCGGCGGCGTGCGCGGGATCGATGCACCGGCGCGCCGCGCCGGCGGGCGCCTCGACGTGGGCAGCCGCCAGGCGGGCGCCTACGTCGACTACCTGCGCAGCCGCCAGGCCGCGCGCGAGTCCGACATCACCCGCAGCCTGGGCCGCGGCCTCGATGTCTCGCACCGCATGCAGCACGCGGTCAACGGCATCGTGGTCGCGCTGACGCCGTCCGAAGCCGCCAGGATCGCGCGCATGCGCGACGTGCGCCTGGTCGAGGGCTACCGCGAGTACACGCTCGACACCGACACCGGCCCGCGCCACATCGGCGCGGCCGCGGTCTGGTCGGGTGCCGCCGCGGGCAGCGCGCTCCAGGGCGAAGGCATGGTGGCCGCGATCCTCGATTCCGGCATCAACTTCGGCAGCCCCTCGTTCGCCGCGCTGGATCCCACCGACGGCTACGCCCACGTCAATCCGCTCGGCGCCGGCAACTACCTCGGCACCTGTGCCCCCGGGGGCGTCGACGAGGGCCGCTGCAACGACAAGCTGATCGGCGGCTACGACTTCGTCTGCGAAGCGCCGGGCGACACCTGCAGCAACCCCGGCTTCCGCGAGGAGCCCGGCTTCGGCGACACCAGCTCGCACGGTACGCACGTCGCCTCCACGGTCGCCGGCAACCGCCGCACCGTGGGCATCAGCGGCGCGCAGGCCGACATCTCCGGCGTGGCCCCGCGCGCAAGCCTGATCGCGCTCGACATCTGCTACACCAACATCGCCACCGGCCAGGGCCTGTGCCCCAACGTGTCGGCCGTGGCGGCCGTGGACCAGGTGATCAAGGACGGCGTGGCCGACGTCATCAACTACTCGATCGGCGGCGGCGCGCAGCCGTGGAGCGAGGCGGTCTCGCTGGCCTTCCTCGACGTCGTCGCGTCCGGCGTGTTCGTCGCCAGCTCGGCCGGCAACAGCGGCCCGGCGGCCAATACGCTCGGCCACCTCGAGCCCTGGGTGTCGGCCACGGCGGCGGCGCAGCACGGCCGCGAGGGCTATTCCTTCCTGATGCAGGTCACCGGTCCGGGCACCGTGCCGGAGCCGCTGACGGCCATCGAACTGACCACGGGCTCGAACGGCGTCGGCCACACGGCGGCGTATCCGGCCACCACGCCGCTGCGCGTCAGCCCGAACATCGACGCCATCGATGACGGCTGCGCGGGCTATCCGGCCGGCAGCTTCGCCGGCGCGATCGCGGTCGTGCGCCGCGGCAGCTGCAGCTTCACGATCAAGGTCAACGCCGCGGGCGCCGCGGGTGCGGTGGCGGTGGTGATCGCCAACAACGTGCCCGAACCGGTCCTGCCGTCCGTACCGGACACCACCGTCCCGGCCTTCGGCGTCGACCAGGCCACCGGCAACGCCCTGCGCAACTTCCACCAGGCCAACCCGGCGGCCACCGCGGCGATCGGCTTCCCCGCGGCCCCGGTTCCGAACACGCCGGATGCGCTGGCGTCGTTCAGCTCGCGCGGGCCGGCAGGCACCTTCAGCCTGATCAAGCCCGACGTCACCGCGCCCGGCTACGCGATCCTCGCCGCCGTCGCCGGCACCACCATCACCGGCTTCGAGAACGCGGTCGGCCTGATGAACGGCACCTCGATGGCGTCGCCGCACCAGGCCGGTGCCGCGCTGCTGGTGCGCCAGGCGCGTCCGGACTGGAGCGTGTCCGAGGTCAAGTCGGCGCTTGCCATGACCGCGACCAGCGAGGTCTTCCTCGAGGACGAGGTGACCCGGGCGGGTCCGTTCGCGCGGGGCTCCGGCCGGATCCGCGTCGACCAGGCCCTGCGTGCGGGCCTCGTGCTCGACGAGTCGGCCGAGAACTACCTGGCGGCCAACCCGGCGACCGGTGGTGATCCCTCGGCGCTGAACCTGCCGAGCCTGGCCAACCGCAACTGCGAGACCAGCTGCACCTTCAGCCGCACCGTCCGCAACGTCGACGGCCGCGTCCAGACCTGGTCGGCGAGCCTGAGCGGACTGCGCGGCAAGGTGACGCCGATCGTGGTGCGCATCCCGGCCAACGGCACCGCGACCTTCCAGGTGACCATCGACAGCAGCAGCCTGTCCAACAACGGCAGCTGGAACTTCGGCAACCTGCGGCTCAAGGCCACCAGCCTGCGCGGCGGCAAGCCGGACCCGGTGCTGAACCTGCCGATCGGCGTCGCGGTCCAGCCGCCGGTGGTCAACCTGCCTGCGGTGACCTCGGCCACCGTCGCGGCGGGCGGCCAGGGCTCGGTGACGATCCCGCTGGGCAACACCGGTGGTTCGGTGCTCGCCTGGTCGGTCGACAACACCGGCGATGCGATCAGCCGGATCGTCGAGCGCTGGCGCGGTGCGGTCGGCAGCGGCTTCCGCGCGACCCGCTACACGGATCCGGCCTCGGCCGGCGGCCTGCTGGCCCAGTTCTCCGGCGATGACTTCGTGGTCGATTCCGCCACGCGCATCACCGGGCTCTCGGCCGAGGGCTTCGTGGTCAGCGGCGCGGCGCTTGCGGCCGCGGCGCAGTCGCTGCAGTGGAGCATCTACCCCGATGCGGCCGGCGTTCCGGCCGGCAATCCGCAGACCAATCCCGCGGCAGCGGTCTGGACCTACTCCAGCGCACCGACCGGGGCCGGCGTCTCCCTGCAGGGCGGCCGCATCAGCCTCGACCTGGCCGCTGCAGGCCAGGCCGTCAACCTGGCACCCGGCCGCTACTGGGTGGTGATCAACACCACGGGCTCCTTCGCCAACCGCTGGGCGTGGTTCGGAAGCGCGGACGGCGCGGGTGGTTTCGCCGGCATCAACATCGCCGCAAACGGAACCGGCTCCTGGATCGCCAACACGGCGTTCAACGGCCTCGACCTGCAGGTGGACGCCGAGGTGCCGTGCGGCGCCAGCTGGCTCGGTGCGATCGCGCCGGCCGCGGGCTCGCTGCAGCCGGGCGACAGCCGGCCGCTGGTGGCCCAGCTGCTGGCCAACGGCCTGGCCGCCGGCAGCTACACCGGCTATGCCTGCGTCGCGAGCAACGATCCGGTGTCGCCGCTGAAGGCCTCGCGCGTGGCGCTCACCGTCACGCCGTGA
- the murB gene encoding UDP-N-acetylmuramate dehydrogenase, with product MNTAALDAVPALRWTRDADLGGRTSFRVPARAAWLVEVADASALPAALADPRMDRGPLLPIGGGSNLLFAGPLDGVALALTGAAARILEDDGERVLVRAEAGHAWHDFVLRTLSLGLSGLENLALIPGTVGAAPIQNIGAYGVELDRRIHAVEAWDREAGALVRLAAGDCGFAYRDSRFKREPSRWVVTAVEFALARTPRLELGYAGIGRELADMGIDIPTPAQVADAVCRIRRRKLPDPAVLGNAGSFFKNPIVAQAQADALASTYPDLPCFAAGPGLAKLSAAWLIDAAGWKGHRDGDAGVAPGHALVLVNHGRATGEDLLALARRIADSVQARFGVALEPEPRIVGATW from the coding sequence GTGAACACCGCCGCCCTCGACGCCGTGCCCGCGCTGCGCTGGACGCGCGACGCCGACCTCGGCGGCCGCACCAGCTTCCGGGTTCCGGCGCGCGCCGCGTGGCTGGTCGAAGTCGCCGACGCCTCCGCCCTGCCCGCCGCCCTGGCCGACCCGCGGATGGACCGCGGCCCGCTGCTGCCGATCGGTGGCGGCAGCAACCTGCTGTTCGCAGGCCCGCTCGACGGTGTCGCGCTGGCGCTGACCGGTGCCGCCGCGCGCATCCTCGAAGACGACGGCGAGCGCGTGCTGGTGCGGGCCGAAGCGGGTCATGCCTGGCACGACTTCGTGCTGCGGACGCTGTCGTTGGGCCTGTCGGGCCTGGAGAACCTGGCGCTCATCCCGGGCACGGTGGGCGCGGCGCCGATCCAGAACATCGGCGCGTACGGGGTGGAGCTCGATCGTCGGATCCACGCGGTCGAGGCCTGGGACCGCGAAGCGGGCGCCCTGGTGCGGCTGGCCGCGGGCGACTGCGGCTTCGCCTACCGTGACAGCCGCTTCAAGCGGGAACCGTCGCGCTGGGTGGTGACCGCGGTCGAGTTCGCGCTGGCGCGCACGCCGCGGCTGGAGCTGGGCTACGCCGGCATCGGCCGCGAGCTCGCCGACATGGGCATCGACATCCCGACGCCGGCCCAGGTCGCCGACGCCGTCTGCCGGATCCGCCGGCGGAAGCTGCCCGACCCGGCCGTGCTCGGCAATGCGGGCAGCTTCTTCAAGAATCCGATCGTGGCGCAGGCGCAGGCCGATGCCCTGGCGTCCACGTACCCCGACCTCCCGTGCTTCGCGGCGGGACCGGGCCTGGCCAAGCTCTCGGCGGCCTGGCTGATCGACGCAGCCGGCTGGAAGGGCCATCGCGATGGCGATGCCGGCGTGGCGCCGGGGCATGCCCTGGTGCTGGTGAACCACGGCCGGGCGACCGGCGAGGACCTGCTGGCGCTGGCGCGGCGGATCGCGGATTCGGTGCAGGCGCGCTTCGGCGTGGCCCTGGAGCCGGAGCCGCGGATCGTCGGTGCCACCTGGTGA
- a CDS encoding phosphatase PAP2 family protein, with product MPTEDPSAPRGPGDGRVVVPDAPPTVAGGAWWLAGGVLLPLAVFALLAASVGAGPLAFDLPLLGIAQGSGGGRLDAAWALVSRLGYEWGVVPFDLALVAALLLLRRWRAALFAAIALGGSGLLNVGAKLAFGRVRPELWESIAPEQNFSFPSGHAMGSMTLACVLALLLWRTRWRRPAIVGLGLFVAAVGWSRIHLGVHYPSDILAGWALGLAWTVAWWIAFSRGARAA from the coding sequence GTGCCGACTGAGGATCCTTCGGCGCCGCGCGGCCCGGGCGACGGGCGCGTCGTCGTGCCCGATGCGCCGCCGACGGTGGCCGGCGGCGCGTGGTGGCTCGCGGGCGGAGTGCTGCTTCCGCTGGCGGTGTTCGCGCTGCTGGCGGCGTCGGTCGGCGCCGGCCCGCTGGCCTTCGACCTGCCGCTGCTGGGCATCGCGCAGGGCAGCGGCGGCGGGCGGCTGGATGCGGCCTGGGCCCTGGTCTCGCGCCTGGGCTACGAATGGGGCGTCGTGCCCTTCGACCTCGCCCTGGTGGCCGCCTTGCTGCTGTTGCGGCGCTGGCGCGCGGCGCTGTTCGCGGCGATCGCGCTGGGCGGCTCGGGACTGCTGAACGTCGGGGCCAAGCTGGCCTTCGGCCGGGTCCGGCCGGAGCTGTGGGAGTCGATCGCGCCGGAACAGAACTTCAGCTTTCCCAGCGGCCACGCCATGGGCTCGATGACCCTGGCCTGCGTGCTGGCCCTGCTGCTGTGGCGCACGCGCTGGCGCAGGCCCGCCATCGTGGGCCTGGGCCTGTTCGTGGCCGCGGTCGGCTGGTCGCGCATCCACCTGGGCGTGCACTACCCCTCGGACATCCTCGCCGGCTGGGCGCTCGGCCTCGCGTGGACGGTGGCCTGGTGGATCGCCTTTTCACGTGGGGCCCGCGCCGCCTGA
- a CDS encoding aldehyde dehydrogenase family protein: MPHPVLAALGLSATESGAYLGNNEWSKARDAGVLEPVNPTDGEVLAQVHAASSEDYELIVGRAQAAFRTWRTTPAPLRGEAIRLCANALRANKDMLGSLVALEMGKSKPEGDGEVQEMIDIGDFAVGLSRQLYGLTMHSERPGHRMYEQWHPLGIVGIISAFNFPVAVWAWNAFIAAVCGDISIWKPSGKTPLSAIASMRVCNEALRDGGFPDLFFLFNDTDNALAERMVDDRRVAMISFTGSTKVGRQVGERVARRMGRSLLELGGNNAMIVDETADLKLAIPAIVFGAVGTAGQRCTTTRRVFIHESIFDDVLGKLKAGYAQVGTKIGDPTDAANLMGPLNSQSAVDAYLAAIEKAKAAGGTVESGGQALTDRKGYFVLPTIITGLANDAEVVQTETFAPILYVMKYAELEDAIAMQNDVPQGLSSAIFTTNLKRAEAFLSAAGSDCGIANVNIGTSGAEIGGAFGGEKETGGGRESGSDAWRGYMRRQTNTINYSDALPLAQGIKFDL; the protein is encoded by the coding sequence ATGCCCCATCCCGTCCTCGCCGCCCTCGGCCTGTCCGCCACCGAATCCGGCGCCTACCTCGGCAACAACGAGTGGTCCAAGGCCCGCGACGCCGGCGTGCTGGAGCCGGTGAATCCGACCGATGGCGAGGTGCTGGCCCAGGTGCATGCAGCCTCCAGCGAGGACTACGAGCTGATCGTCGGGCGCGCGCAGGCCGCCTTCCGGACCTGGCGCACGACCCCGGCGCCGCTGCGCGGCGAAGCCATCCGGCTGTGCGCCAATGCGCTGCGCGCCAACAAGGACATGCTGGGTTCGCTGGTCGCGCTGGAGATGGGCAAGTCCAAGCCCGAGGGCGACGGCGAAGTGCAGGAGATGATCGACATCGGCGATTTCGCCGTCGGTCTCTCGCGCCAGCTCTACGGCCTGACCATGCACTCCGAGCGCCCGGGCCACCGGATGTACGAGCAGTGGCACCCGCTGGGCATCGTCGGGATCATCTCGGCGTTCAACTTCCCGGTGGCGGTCTGGGCCTGGAACGCGTTCATCGCGGCGGTCTGCGGCGACATCTCGATCTGGAAGCCCTCGGGCAAGACGCCGCTGTCGGCGATCGCGTCGATGCGCGTCTGCAACGAAGCGCTGCGCGACGGCGGCTTCCCGGATCTGTTCTTCCTGTTCAACGACACCGACAACGCGCTGGCCGAGCGCATGGTCGACGACAGGCGCGTGGCGATGATCAGCTTCACCGGCTCGACGAAGGTCGGCCGCCAGGTCGGCGAGCGCGTCGCGCGCCGCATGGGCCGTTCGCTGCTGGAGCTGGGCGGCAACAACGCGATGATCGTCGACGAGACCGCGGACCTGAAACTGGCGATCCCGGCGATCGTGTTCGGCGCCGTGGGCACCGCCGGCCAGCGCTGCACGACCACGCGCCGCGTCTTCATCCACGAGTCGATCTTTGATGACGTGCTCGGCAAGCTCAAGGCCGGCTACGCCCAGGTCGGGACGAAGATCGGCGACCCGACCGACGCCGCCAACCTGATGGGCCCGCTCAACAGCCAGTCGGCGGTCGACGCCTATCTCGCGGCGATCGAAAAGGCCAAGGCCGCGGGCGGCACCGTCGAGAGCGGCGGCCAGGCGCTGACCGATCGCAAGGGCTACTTCGTGCTGCCGACGATCATCACCGGCCTGGCCAACGATGCCGAGGTGGTGCAGACCGAAACCTTCGCGCCGATCCTGTACGTGATGAAGTACGCGGAGCTCGAGGACGCGATCGCGATGCAGAACGACGTGCCGCAGGGCCTGTCGTCGGCGATCTTCACCACCAACCTCAAGCGCGCCGAGGCCTTCCTGTCGGCGGCGGGTTCGGACTGCGGCATCGCCAACGTCAACATCGGCACTTCGGGCGCCGAGATCGGCGGCGCCTTCGGTGGCGAAAAGGAAACCGGCGGCGGCCGCGAGTCGGGTTCGGACGCGTGGCGCGGCTACATGCGCCGCCAGACCAACACCATCAACTACTCCGACGCGCTGCCGCTGGCCCAGGGCATCAAGTTCGACCTCTGA